Proteins encoded in a region of the Zea mays cultivar B73 chromosome 4, Zm-B73-REFERENCE-NAM-5.0, whole genome shotgun sequence genome:
- the LOC100384335 gene encoding uncharacterized protein LOC100384335 — MHYEARIQAIITYHGSVLGEKMTKPQARTMSLTREQYLQVIPHWCAAHPLCWEHMVDRWCSAEWDEAHTASRERRLMMQGPSHHQGSQSLGQYAEAWSASHGGRPCSTFSAYAMAHKGKATSDVTYNPDDGPEAYTNPAVYSRLHDYTAMAQEVHGPDYDPSTEPIDPDVLMRVGGGKRHGRYWIADGAIDSSSTPTLSQVRAWSTGSSPAIRPRHDSSQHRIQQLETQLEEERRERHEMEARMMAEREAERQADHQRMAEMFQYMQSLGAAQGIAPPPPLFPPVDPALFHTPGQSGAASNNPPSEGFSPTQPRSNRPPP; from the exons atgcactatgaggcccgcatccaggccatcatcacctaccacggctccgtccttggggagaagatgaccaaacctcaagcccgaaccatgtcgttgaccagggagcagtacctgcag gtgattccacattggtgcgccgcacatcctctgtgctgggagcatatggtggataggtggtgttcggctgagtgggacgaggcgcacacagctagccgggaacggcgtttgatgatgcaaggcccctcccaccaccaaggcagccagagcctgggccaatatgccgaagcatgg tcggcgtcacatggtggcaggccttgctccaccttctcggcctatgctatggcccataagggtaaggcgacgtccgacgtcacctataacccggatgacgggcccgaggcctacaccaaccccgccgtctacagccgcctccatgactacaccgccatggcgcaggaggtccatggcccagactatgatccgagcaccgagccgatcgaccccgatgtgctcatgagggtcggaggaggcaagagacatgggcggtactggattgccgacggggcaatcgactcatcctccactcccactctgtctcaggtgagagcatggagcacgggctcgagtccagccattcgacctcggcacgacagctcacagcatcgcatacagcaactcgag acccaactagaagaagagaggagggaacgtcacgagatggaggcgaggatgatggcggagcgggaggcagagcgccaggcagatcatcagaggatggcggagatgttccagtacatgcagagccttggcgccgcacagggcatcgctccaccacctccattgttccctccagttgaccctgctctcttccacactcct ggccaatctggagcggcatccaacaacccgccttcggaagggttcagcccaacgcagccccggtcaaaccgcccacctccatga
- the LOC100384335 gene encoding uncharacterized protein isoform X1, whose product MRFLLCRRCHFGSMRKQLGIRSGLVVDMHYEARIQAIITYHGSVLGEKMTKPQARTMSLTREQYLQVIPHWCAAHPLCWEHMVDRWCSAEWDEAHTASRERRLMMQGPSHHQGSQSLGQYAEAWSASHGGRPCSTFSAYAMAHKGKATSDVTYNPDDGPEAYTNPAVYSRLHDYTAMAQEVHGPDYDPSTEPIDPDVLMRVGGGKRHGRYWIADGAIDSSSTPTLSQVRAWSTGSSPAIRPRHDSSQHRIQQLETQLEEERRERHEMEARMMAEREAERQADHQRMAEMFQYMQSLGAAQGIAPPPPLFPPVDPALFHTPGQSGAASNNPPSEGFSPTQPRSNRPPP is encoded by the exons ATGCGATTCCTCCTCTGTCGTCGGTGTCATTTCGGATCGATGCGCAAGCAACTCGGCATCAGGTCAGGG CTCgttgtggacatgcactatgaggcccgcatccaggccatcatcacctaccacggctccgtccttggggagaagatgaccaaacctcaagcccgaaccatgtcgttgaccagggagcagtacctgcag gtgattccacattggtgcgccgcacatcctctgtgctgggagcatatggtggataggtggtgttcggctgagtgggacgaggcgcacacagctagccgggaacggcgtttgatgatgcaaggcccctcccaccaccaaggcagccagagcctgggccaatatgccgaagcatgg tcggcgtcacatggtggcaggccttgctccaccttctcggcctatgctatggcccataagggtaaggcgacgtccgacgtcacctataacccggatgacgggcccgaggcctacaccaaccccgccgtctacagccgcctccatgactacaccgccatggcgcaggaggtccatggcccagactatgatccgagcaccgagccgatcgaccccgatgtgctcatgagggtcggaggaggcaagagacatgggcggtactggattgccgacggggcaatcgactcatcctccactcccactctgtctcaggtgagagcatggagcacgggctcgagtccagccattcgacctcggcacgacagctcacagcatcgcatacagcaactcgag acccaactagaagaagagaggagggaacgtcacgagatggaggcgaggatgatggcggagcgggaggcagagcgccaggcagatcatcagaggatggcggagatgttccagtacatgcagagccttggcgccgcacagggcatcgctccaccacctccattgttccctccagttgaccctgctctcttccacactcct ggccaatctggagcggcatccaacaacccgccttcggaagggttcagcccaacgcagccccggtcaaaccgcccacctccatga